The Metabacillus sediminilitoris genome window below encodes:
- a CDS encoding sugar ABC transporter ATP-binding protein, which produces MEKEYAVQMKNISKHFGGVKALTDVSLNVEKGEIHALIGENGAGKSTLMKILAGAYQKDTGQIVINGKEAKITSPKDVINLGVSVIYQEFMLAPDLTVAENIYIDKLANSGMLINWKMLKKRAKEELIKLGFDDIDPDAKVGSLSVAYQQIVEICKCLAREANVLVFDEPTAVLTFSETQKLLSIINNLKKNGVSIIYISHRLEELLEISDHITVLKDGKYVDTVVTSSINKEELVSMMVGREITQLFPERKSKIGNEILKVDHLSSGNLVKDVSFSIKSGEVVGFSGLVGSGRTEAMRAIFGVDKRKSGKVIYFGEEVNFKDPKEAINKGFGLLPEDRKKQGLLLEQSIRMNTTIASMFKIKKFGVINHKKEKEYVKDLLASIATKYGSMEDNANSLSGGNQQKIALAKWLSADCKCLVFDEPTRGVDVGAKTEIYKIINQLAEEGVGVIVISSEMSEIIGMCDRAIVMRQGEIAGEVDKSELTENNLIKLAMGV; this is translated from the coding sequence ATGGAGAAAGAATATGCCGTGCAAATGAAAAATATTTCGAAGCATTTCGGCGGTGTAAAAGCGTTAACAGATGTTTCTCTTAATGTGGAAAAGGGCGAAATCCATGCATTAATAGGTGAAAATGGTGCTGGAAAATCCACCTTGATGAAAATCTTAGCAGGGGCATACCAAAAAGATACAGGCCAGATAGTCATTAATGGTAAAGAAGCAAAAATTACATCACCTAAAGATGTAATTAATTTAGGAGTTTCCGTTATTTATCAAGAATTTATGCTGGCACCTGATCTTACTGTTGCAGAAAATATCTATATCGATAAACTAGCTAATTCAGGCATGTTAATTAATTGGAAAATGCTGAAGAAGAGGGCAAAGGAAGAATTAATAAAGCTTGGGTTCGATGATATCGACCCAGATGCAAAAGTTGGAAGTTTGAGTGTTGCCTATCAACAAATTGTAGAAATCTGCAAATGTCTTGCAAGAGAAGCAAATGTATTGGTTTTTGATGAACCAACTGCCGTATTAACGTTTTCAGAGACTCAAAAGCTATTATCTATTATCAATAATTTAAAAAAGAATGGTGTTAGTATTATCTATATTTCTCATCGTCTTGAAGAATTATTAGAAATCAGTGATCATATTACCGTATTAAAAGATGGAAAATACGTAGATACAGTCGTTACCTCCTCTATTAATAAGGAAGAATTAGTTTCCATGATGGTTGGAAGAGAGATTACCCAATTGTTCCCTGAACGCAAGTCAAAAATCGGAAATGAAATATTAAAGGTTGATCATTTAAGTTCCGGAAACCTTGTTAAAGATGTAAGTTTCTCTATTAAAAGTGGTGAAGTGGTTGGGTTTAGCGGTTTAGTAGGATCAGGCAGAACCGAAGCAATGCGGGCAATATTTGGAGTAGATAAAAGGAAATCTGGAAAAGTCATTTATTTTGGAGAAGAAGTGAATTTTAAAGATCCAAAAGAGGCAATTAATAAAGGATTTGGACTTCTCCCTGAGGATCGAAAAAAACAAGGATTATTGTTAGAGCAATCCATTCGGATGAATACGACAATAGCGTCCATGTTCAAAATAAAGAAATTCGGTGTGATCAATCATAAAAAAGAAAAAGAATATGTGAAAGATTTGCTGGCTAGTATTGCGACAAAGTATGGATCGATGGAAGATAATGCAAATAGCCTAAGCGGAGGAAACCAGCAAAAAATTGCCCTTGCAAAATGGCTGTCTGCAGATTGTAAATGTCTTGTATTTGATGAGCCTACTCGAGGGGTAGACGTTGGTGCGAAAACAGAAATCTATAAGATTATCAATCAACTTGCTGAAGAAGGTGTAGGGGTTATCGTTATTTCCTCTGAAATGTCTGAGATTATCGGCATGTGTGACCGTGCCATTGTTATGCGTCAAGGAGAAATAGCCGGTGAGGTAGATAAGTCAGAGTTAACGGAAAATAATCTTATAAAACTTGCAATGGGGGTATAA
- a CDS encoding zinc-dependent alcohol dehydrogenase, translating to MKTLVVNSDGQLVMKEIPIPKYNSKQALVKTISCGICGTDATIIKSEFKGFPRETYPLMLGHEGVGRVVEIGSEVTSFKVGDIVLLPFNDEDEEQYGSLFSAWGAFSEYGVINDKEAYEEGEIPDVAHAQQIVPDDIDPVDATVLVTLREVYSTIRYFGLNQDDRIVVFGSGPVAVTFIKLMSLMGIQSIGIARSKEKQDILLANGASAAFNSRESDIKKEIRALYPNGVKFVLDAVGAAEIMNQAMELIEDRGEILCYGVPKYNHMQLDWSKAPYNWKLNFQQMPSKLEESESYGQILTWIREGKINLKDFISNYYPFENILDAFKEYMNHQILKKAIITYPSS from the coding sequence ATGAAAACATTAGTAGTAAATTCTGATGGCCAATTAGTGATGAAAGAAATACCCATTCCAAAATACAATTCGAAACAAGCTTTGGTAAAAACCATTAGCTGTGGAATTTGTGGTACGGACGCAACTATTATCAAATCTGAATTCAAAGGTTTTCCTAGAGAAACATATCCCTTAATGCTTGGGCATGAAGGGGTAGGCCGAGTAGTTGAGATAGGATCTGAGGTAACAAGCTTTAAAGTCGGAGACATCGTTTTGCTTCCTTTTAACGATGAGGATGAAGAACAATACGGATCATTATTTTCAGCATGGGGAGCTTTTAGCGAGTACGGTGTTATCAATGATAAAGAAGCTTATGAGGAGGGCGAGATTCCTGATGTTGCCCATGCTCAGCAGATAGTACCTGATGATATTGATCCTGTAGATGCAACAGTTCTTGTCACATTAAGAGAAGTTTATAGTACGATTAGATACTTTGGTCTTAATCAAGATGATCGTATTGTCGTTTTCGGCAGCGGACCTGTTGCGGTTACATTTATCAAATTAATGAGTTTAATGGGAATCCAATCGATTGGAATTGCTAGAAGTAAGGAAAAGCAAGACATTCTTTTAGCGAACGGAGCAAGTGCAGCTTTTAATAGCAGAGAATCTGATATTAAGAAAGAGATCCGAGCGTTATACCCTAATGGAGTCAAGTTTGTTTTAGACGCTGTTGGGGCTGCAGAGATTATGAATCAAGCGATGGAATTGATCGAAGACCGAGGAGAAATCCTTTGTTATGGTGTACCAAAATACAATCACATGCAACTTGATTGGAGTAAAGCTCCCTACAATTGGAAGCTTAATTTCCAGCAAATGCCCTCGAAGCTTGAGGAAAGTGAGTCATATGGTCAGATTTTAACTTGGATCAGAGAAGGTAAGATTAACTTGAAGGACTTTATTTCAAATTACTATCCGTTTGAAAATATTTTGGATGCTTTTAAAGAGTATATGAATCATCAAATTTTAAAGAAAGCCATTATTACTTATCCATCATCGTGA
- a CDS encoding zinc-dependent alcohol dehydrogenase: protein MLQAIMVEPGKIEFNNIPVPEVKPYQIKIKMKRIGVCGSDIHVNHGKHPYTSYPVVQGHEVSAEVVEVGSEVMNVKIGDKVTIQPQVVCGECYPCTHGLYNDCEELKVMGFQTTGMASEYFVVDASKALALPNEMSFEHGAMIEPLAVAVHAVRRAGDVTNKKILVLGGGPIGNLVAQTAKAMGAEAVLISELSKYRLEVAEKCGIKTIDAKNEDLLKGILANFGKDRADIIFECIGINVTIDQAINYARKGSTIVVVGVFADLANINMGYVQDHELSLLGSAMYREEDYIKAIELVKEGLIDFDTLITHRVKFEDYAKAYALIDEQKDYAMKVMIEID, encoded by the coding sequence ATGCTTCAAGCGATTATGGTTGAGCCAGGTAAAATTGAATTTAATAATATACCAGTTCCAGAAGTAAAGCCTTACCAAATTAAGATCAAAATGAAGCGAATTGGAGTTTGCGGTTCCGATATCCATGTGAATCACGGCAAACATCCTTATACAAGTTATCCGGTAGTACAAGGTCATGAAGTTTCAGCAGAAGTTGTTGAGGTAGGCTCTGAAGTAATGAATGTAAAGATCGGAGATAAAGTGACCATCCAGCCCCAAGTAGTCTGCGGTGAATGTTATCCATGTACCCATGGATTATATAATGACTGCGAAGAACTGAAGGTTATGGGTTTCCAAACAACAGGAATGGCAAGCGAGTATTTTGTTGTTGATGCTAGTAAAGCATTAGCACTGCCTAATGAAATGAGTTTTGAGCACGGGGCAATGATCGAACCACTTGCTGTTGCCGTACATGCTGTAAGACGTGCTGGCGATGTAACGAATAAAAAGATCCTAGTACTAGGCGGAGGGCCAATTGGTAATCTCGTTGCCCAAACAGCTAAAGCAATGGGAGCAGAAGCAGTGCTCATATCAGAATTAAGTAAATATCGCTTAGAAGTGGCGGAAAAGTGTGGCATTAAGACGATTGATGCTAAAAATGAAGACTTATTGAAAGGCATCCTTGCGAATTTTGGTAAAGACCGAGCAGACATAATTTTTGAATGCATAGGAATCAACGTCACCATTGATCAAGCCATTAATTATGCCCGAAAAGGAAGTACCATCGTTGTTGTTGGCGTATTTGCAGACTTAGCAAACATCAACATGGGCTATGTGCAAGACCATGAACTATCCTTACTCGGCAGTGCTATGTATCGCGAAGAAGATTATATAAAAGCGATCGAACTTGTTAAGGAAGGTTTAATTGACTTTGATACGTTAATCACGCATCGAGTGAAATTTGAAGATTATGCGAAAGCATATGCTCTAATTGATGAACAGAAAGACTACGCAATGAAGGTTATGATCGAAATAGACTAA
- a CDS encoding ABC transporter permease, with protein MENMELEYNKNLTTGKKMKKFNFKQFLIDNNTYIILVLLIIISSMLSDTFLTSMNLRNIALQQAAPILVAIGMLFVILTGGIDLSVGSVMAVGATVSAILISDMGMNYLPAMILAVLMGLIFGLFTGILVAYAGMQGFVASLATMTIARGISFVITEGRPVKLEAGTLDTIVSKEFFYPIILIAIILIVLFALVQKYTSWGRIVIAIGSNPTAVQLAGIRTKRYIMSTYAVSAALAALAGVFIAARSSTGSATVGMSQELDAIAACVIGGASLAGGKGFVMKAVAGGLILGLIGNIMNLMAVPSYPQDIIKGFIIIAAVLLGILTNKSEKTV; from the coding sequence ATGGAAAACATGGAATTGGAATATAACAAAAACCTGACAACAGGGAAAAAAATGAAAAAGTTTAATTTCAAACAATTCCTAATCGATAACAATACATATATCATCCTAGTGTTATTAATCATCATCAGTAGTATGCTTTCCGATACCTTTTTAACATCTATGAACCTGAGAAATATTGCTCTTCAACAGGCAGCGCCAATATTAGTCGCTATTGGGATGTTATTTGTTATCTTAACAGGTGGAATTGACTTATCAGTCGGTTCGGTTATGGCTGTAGGCGCAACCGTCTCTGCTATTTTGATTAGTGATATGGGAATGAATTATCTTCCGGCAATGATTCTTGCTGTATTGATGGGATTAATCTTTGGTTTATTTACAGGTATTTTAGTAGCCTATGCAGGTATGCAGGGGTTTGTGGCCTCCTTAGCTACGATGACAATTGCAAGAGGAATTTCCTTTGTTATTACGGAAGGAAGACCAGTTAAACTTGAAGCTGGAACTCTAGATACGATTGTAAGCAAGGAGTTCTTTTATCCTATTATCCTTATCGCGATCATTTTAATCGTTCTATTCGCGTTAGTACAAAAATATACAAGCTGGGGACGAATCGTTATTGCGATCGGTAGTAACCCAACGGCAGTACAGCTTGCAGGTATCCGCACAAAAAGATACATCATGTCAACATATGCTGTGTCAGCTGCACTGGCAGCATTAGCAGGTGTTTTTATTGCAGCAAGATCTTCAACTGGAAGTGCTACTGTTGGAATGAGTCAAGAGTTGGATGCCATTGCAGCTTGTGTAATCGGTGGGGCAAGTCTTGCTGGAGGTAAGGGCTTTGTCATGAAAGCCGTAGCTGGCGGACTTATTTTAGGATTAATCGGAAATATTATGAACTTAATGGCCGTCCCATCTTATCCACAGGACATTATTAAAGGATTTATTATTATCGCAGCGGTATTATTGGGAATCTTAACTAATAAATCTGAAAAGACAGTTTAA